One window from the genome of Desulfobotulus pelophilus encodes:
- a CDS encoding TetR/AcrR family transcriptional regulator, which translates to MHALRLLLEEHGFDAITTAEIARVAGVTEGLIYKYFKDKRDLLYQVLEEMFEGVILRIRARLDRQDKVFQRLYAFMDETVLVYASQRVFARIILIEVRSLPDFFNSRAYECVRVYSGMLQDILEQGVKNGCIRKDLDVRFLRDTLLGAIEHTCLWGVLFHREMDVQDVAAQLMQLVSEGIVPSV; encoded by the coding sequence ATGCACGCACTTCGTCTTCTTTTAGAAGAACATGGTTTTGATGCCATTACAACGGCCGAAATAGCCCGGGTGGCGGGTGTTACGGAAGGTCTTATTTATAAGTACTTCAAAGATAAGAGAGATCTTCTTTATCAGGTTCTTGAAGAAATGTTTGAAGGAGTGATTCTGCGGATCCGTGCGCGTTTAGACCGGCAGGATAAGGTATTTCAGCGCTTATATGCCTTTATGGATGAAACGGTTCTCGTCTATGCCAGCCAGCGTGTGTTTGCCCGTATCATACTGATTGAAGTTCGAAGTCTTCCGGATTTTTTCAACAGTCGGGCATATGAGTGTGTGCGGGTTTACAGCGGCATGCTTCAGGATATTCTGGAACAGGGTGTAAAAAATGGCTGTATCCGTAAAGATCTTGACGTGCGATTTCTAAGGGACACTCTTCTGGGTGCCATTGAGCATACCTGCCTCTGGGGAGTTCTGTTTCATAGGGAGATGGATGTTCAGGATGTGGCTGCACAATTGATGCAGCTTGTTTCGGAAGGCATTGTTCCTTCTGTTTAG
- a CDS encoding glutamate--tRNA ligase family protein: protein MVPHKGPLVSRLAPTPSGFLHAGNALNFIVTWLLVRKQKGLLNLRIDDMDGIRTRWDVVEDIFYSLEWLGLDWDGGPAGPDDFFTHFSLMHRMDEYRCTLDDLMARGQAYCCDCSRKSVAAISFGRGYPGLCREREIGFLAGKTSVRLRVPEETRIRVADQDFWLDRCFGDFVLWRKENFAAYQLASVLEDSRMGVNCIVRGADLMDSTAAQLFLADRLGLQSFPDTFFLHHGLILGDGGEKLSKSRGAYALNDMRESGASPSLIFTMVASFLNLRHDGVSSLRVLQELFDESFPYPESVASLLCKAAW, encoded by the coding sequence ATGGTGCCCCATAAAGGACCTCTGGTGTCAAGGCTGGCTCCTACCCCCAGCGGATTCCTCCACGCGGGAAATGCTTTGAACTTTATTGTCACATGGCTTTTGGTACGCAAACAGAAAGGTCTCCTCAATCTGCGCATTGACGATATGGATGGCATCCGTACCCGCTGGGATGTGGTGGAGGATATTTTTTACTCCCTTGAATGGCTGGGACTGGACTGGGATGGAGGACCTGCTGGGCCTGATGATTTTTTTACTCATTTTTCCCTTATGCACCGAATGGATGAATACAGATGCACTCTGGATGATCTGATGGCAAGAGGGCAGGCATACTGCTGTGACTGTTCCAGAAAAAGTGTCGCGGCCATATCTTTTGGTCGTGGTTATCCGGGGCTCTGCAGGGAAAGGGAAATAGGTTTTTTAGCTGGAAAAACGTCCGTACGGCTCAGGGTACCCGAAGAGACGAGAATCAGGGTGGCAGATCAGGATTTTTGGCTGGACCGGTGTTTTGGAGATTTTGTTTTGTGGCGCAAAGAAAATTTTGCCGCTTATCAGCTGGCATCCGTCTTGGAAGATAGCCGGATGGGGGTGAATTGTATTGTACGGGGTGCCGATCTCATGGACTCCACGGCGGCCCAGCTTTTCCTTGCAGACAGACTGGGGCTGCAATCGTTTCCTGACACCTTTTTCCTTCACCACGGTCTGATTCTGGGAGACGGTGGCGAAAAGCTTTCCAAATCCAGAGGAGCATATGCATTGAATGATATGCGTGAGTCCGGTGCATCCCCTTCCTTGATTTTTACCATGGTGGCTTCTTTTTTGAATCTTCGCCATGATGGCGTCAGCAGCCTTCGAGTGTTACAGGAGCTGTTTGATGAGAGTTTCCCCTACCCTGAGAGTGTGGCGTCCTTGCTGTGTAAGGCGGCCTGGTAG
- the crcB gene encoding fluoride efflux transporter CrcB — translation MLQHILMVAVGGAFGSLCRYGLSMGVYSLLGREFPWGTAFVNLVGCFLFGLVWVMAEEKNMIPEEYRILILVGFLGGLTTFSTFVFESSGLIHHGDWLRFGLNVMAQNILGLMALYLGFSLGRLL, via the coding sequence ATGCTGCAGCATATACTGATGGTAGCTGTGGGAGGCGCTTTTGGAAGTCTTTGTCGCTATGGCCTTTCCATGGGAGTCTATAGTCTTCTTGGGCGTGAATTTCCATGGGGAACGGCTTTTGTGAATCTGGTTGGCTGTTTTCTTTTTGGTCTGGTATGGGTTATGGCAGAAGAAAAAAATATGATACCTGAGGAATACCGTATTCTGATTTTAGTGGGATTTCTTGGAGGACTCACCACCTTTTCCACCTTTGTGTTTGAAAGCTCGGGTCTCATTCACCATGGAGACTGGCTACGCTTCGGGCTGAATGTGATGGCCCAGAATATTCTTGGGCTTATGGCCCTTTATCTGGGCTTCAGTCTGGGCAGGCTGCTATGA
- the lepB gene encoding signal peptidase I, translating into MRVKTKTTSEAMHSAPKPSVLRENVEAIIIAIVLALLIRTFGVQAFKIPSGSMLETLQIGDHILVNKLSYGLNVPFFTGPVLGEKLPGHGDIIVFAYPEDPRKDFIKRVVGVEGDLIEIRDKQLYRNNSPVPHETYAVFEDSMIYRREMSPRDNMGPVRVPEGKLFTMGDNRDGSSDSRFWGYVDVRAVKGRAFIIYWSWDGDRMRPRWGRMGRLIS; encoded by the coding sequence ATGCGTGTGAAAACTAAGACAACTTCGGAGGCCATGCATTCAGCTCCAAAACCTTCGGTTCTGCGTGAAAATGTGGAAGCCATTATCATTGCCATTGTACTGGCCCTTCTAATCCGTACCTTCGGTGTTCAAGCTTTTAAAATCCCTTCGGGTTCCATGCTGGAGACCCTGCAGATCGGTGATCACATTCTTGTGAATAAGCTGTCTTACGGGTTGAATGTTCCCTTTTTTACCGGCCCCGTTCTGGGCGAAAAGTTGCCGGGCCACGGTGATATTATTGTTTTTGCATACCCTGAAGATCCACGTAAGGATTTTATTAAACGGGTTGTGGGAGTGGAGGGTGATCTTATTGAGATTCGGGACAAGCAGCTGTACAGAAATAACAGCCCCGTTCCCCATGAGACCTATGCTGTTTTTGAAGACAGTATGATCTATCGCAGGGAAATGAGCCCCAGAGACAACATGGGGCCGGTCCGCGTTCCGGAAGGTAAGCTTTTCACCATGGGGGATAACCGGGATGGCAGCAGTGACAGCCGGTTCTGGGGATATGTGGATGTCCGTGCCGTTAAGGGAAGGGCCTTTATTATTTACTGGTCATGGGATGGAGATCGGATGCGGCCCCGCTGGGGGCGTATGGGCCGTCTTATTTCGTGA
- a CDS encoding dihydroorotase: MQMKIENGHVLDPGNMDGIRDIWIHDGRIAAVTEPGECRDRADEIFDATGLVVTPGLIDMHVHLREPGQEYKETIETGCRAAVRGGFTAVCCMPNTRPVNDHAGVTAWIIAQAKKAGLARVYPVAAISRGLEGSQLNEYADLKSAGAIALSDDGMPVNSGQMMRRAMEYAKAFDLFLISHCEDLSLVAGGVMNEGETATRLGLGGIPNISEYLMVQREIGLAEWTGSRIHIAHVSTRESVQAIREAKARGVQVTAETAPHYFSLTDEAVGRYNTAAKMNPPLRSEADRRAIIDGLADGTLDCIATDHAPHASMEKNVPFDEAPNGIIGLETSLGLSLKLVHDGFLSLKDLIRVMSKNPARILGFTNDLTPGALADLTLMDTAAFWEVDPSAFASLSRNTPFGGWQLHGQAVATIVEGRVVFRK, encoded by the coding sequence ATGCAGATGAAGATTGAAAATGGTCATGTGCTGGATCCGGGAAATATGGATGGCATTCGTGATATCTGGATTCATGACGGACGTATTGCTGCTGTAACGGAACCTGGTGAGTGCCGGGACAGGGCGGATGAGATTTTCGATGCCACCGGTCTTGTGGTAACACCGGGGCTGATTGATATGCATGTTCATTTGCGGGAGCCGGGTCAGGAATATAAGGAAACCATCGAAACGGGGTGTCGCGCTGCGGTGCGGGGCGGGTTTACGGCTGTTTGCTGTATGCCCAATACCAGGCCGGTGAATGATCATGCCGGTGTTACGGCATGGATCATTGCCCAGGCAAAAAAAGCAGGGCTTGCACGCGTTTATCCGGTGGCGGCCATTTCCCGAGGTCTGGAAGGCAGCCAGCTGAATGAGTATGCCGATCTGAAATCGGCTGGTGCCATAGCCTTGAGTGATGACGGCATGCCGGTGAACAGCGGGCAGATGATGCGAAGGGCCATGGAGTATGCAAAGGCCTTTGATCTCTTCCTTATATCCCATTGCGAGGATCTGAGCCTGGTGGCCGGTGGTGTGATGAATGAGGGGGAAACGGCCACAAGGCTGGGGCTTGGGGGAATTCCCAATATTTCAGAGTATCTTATGGTACAACGGGAAATAGGGCTGGCGGAATGGACCGGTAGCCGCATTCATATTGCCCACGTCAGCACCCGTGAGTCGGTGCAGGCCATACGGGAGGCCAAGGCAAGGGGGGTTCAGGTGACGGCTGAGACGGCACCTCATTATTTTTCCCTGACGGATGAAGCGGTAGGTCGCTATAATACGGCTGCTAAAATGAACCCCCCACTACGCAGCGAGGCGGACCGAAGGGCCATCATTGACGGACTTGCGGACGGAACGCTTGACTGTATTGCTACGGATCATGCACCCCATGCATCCATGGAAAAAAATGTCCCCTTTGATGAGGCCCCCAATGGTATCATCGGGCTGGAAACTTCCCTTGGGCTCTCTCTGAAGCTTGTTCATGATGGTTTTTTGAGTCTGAAAGACCTGATCCGGGTGATGAGTAAAAATCCAGCGCGTATTTTGGGGTTTACTAATGATTTGACTCCCGGTGCACTGGCGGATCTGACCCTGATGGATACGGCAGCATTCTGGGAAGTGGATCCATCCGCTTTTGCCTCCTTAAGCCGAAATACGCCCTTTGGAGGTTGGCAGCTTCATGGTCAGGCGGTTGCAACGATTGTGGAAGGCCGTGTGGTTTTTCGGAAATGA
- a CDS encoding acetate--CoA ligase family protein, protein METMFNPQSLVIFGLSAKQDNVPRLILENLLRWGYRGRILGVHPGGKETQVAGITMYQDVEELPIVPDLAVLLIPARFVPDMVKNCGRFGIRRMALLSGGFNELGEEGELLASRAVAHAKEYDVRFIGPNCLALANTRSGLCLPFVPIHKPPTGGFSMISQSGGLGIFHWNHLKNENVGLAKFASIGNKLDVSEVEVLEYLGKDPDTRIIGMYLESVTEGRALVEAAKKIDKPILIYKASVTQAGQQAAMSHTAALASDEGVMDSACKEAGIIRLHRFEDFIDVSKAFELPPLRGNRLMVMSPIGGGCVMMADNCENNGFVMADPGTAFYEDMQKKGNAGIIQFSNPLDLGDVYDMNHYASIFHGVMHSDGVDGAVYLSQWPDMPKTGEKDVFTKLFQTDVSREAIGAVRSSGKPLGAVLWGRSSTLDTIKQNLGYPLFNTPEGMIYGLAMQRDFYAKRLALAGEGNRPSAFCTNEVKKLIGQHTGDVGEDFLDVLSSHGIRVPESRMAVSEDEAVAVAEAMGYPVVLKVVSPDALHKSDVGGVKVGLRDGAAVARAHGEIRDALKKHLPLARFEGVRVVAMAQEGHDMFVGASQDPSFGPVVFFGYGGVFVEIFKDVDSLICPTTPEKVEDRLFALKSYALLEGARGGMKVDTRAFCQLVAKVSLLVAAHAEVVELDLNPVRIFKDGSVMTLDARARVVR, encoded by the coding sequence ATGGAAACTATGTTCAACCCACAATCTTTGGTTATTTTCGGTCTTTCTGCCAAACAGGATAATGTGCCGCGATTGATTCTGGAAAACCTGTTACGCTGGGGATACCGTGGGCGTATTTTGGGTGTGCATCCGGGGGGGAAGGAAACTCAGGTTGCCGGGATAACGATGTATCAGGATGTTGAAGAGTTGCCCATAGTACCGGATCTGGCTGTGCTGCTGATTCCGGCACGGTTTGTGCCGGATATGGTAAAAAACTGTGGGCGTTTTGGCATCCGCCGTATGGCTTTGCTTTCCGGAGGATTTAATGAGCTGGGAGAAGAAGGGGAGCTTCTTGCATCCAGAGCGGTGGCCCATGCAAAGGAATATGATGTTCGTTTCATTGGTCCCAACTGCCTGGCTCTTGCCAATACGCGAAGTGGGCTTTGTTTACCCTTTGTTCCCATCCATAAGCCGCCGACAGGTGGCTTCTCCATGATTTCACAGAGTGGCGGACTCGGTATTTTTCATTGGAATCATTTGAAAAATGAGAATGTAGGACTGGCGAAGTTTGCCAGTATCGGTAACAAGCTTGATGTATCTGAAGTAGAGGTTCTGGAATACCTTGGAAAGGATCCGGACACCCGTATCATAGGCATGTATCTGGAATCCGTAACCGAAGGTCGGGCGTTGGTGGAAGCTGCCAAAAAAATTGATAAGCCCATCCTGATCTATAAGGCCAGCGTCACTCAGGCAGGTCAGCAGGCAGCCATGAGCCACACGGCAGCACTGGCATCGGATGAAGGGGTTATGGATTCGGCTTGTAAGGAAGCTGGCATTATCCGTTTGCACAGGTTTGAAGATTTTATTGATGTAAGTAAGGCTTTTGAGCTCCCGCCCCTGAGGGGAAACAGGCTGATGGTGATGAGTCCCATTGGCGGTGGATGCGTGATGATGGCGGATAATTGTGAAAACAACGGTTTTGTTATGGCCGATCCAGGTACTGCCTTTTATGAGGACATGCAGAAAAAAGGCAATGCCGGAATTATTCAATTCTCTAATCCGCTGGATCTTGGTGACGTATACGATATGAATCATTATGCATCGATTTTTCATGGGGTGATGCACAGTGATGGGGTGGATGGTGCGGTGTACCTGAGCCAGTGGCCGGATATGCCGAAAACCGGTGAAAAGGATGTGTTCACAAAACTCTTTCAGACAGATGTTTCAAGGGAGGCCATCGGCGCCGTACGATCATCGGGAAAGCCATTGGGGGCGGTGCTCTGGGGACGGTCTTCTACTTTGGATACAATCAAACAGAACCTTGGCTATCCCCTTTTCAATACTCCGGAAGGTATGATTTACGGGCTTGCCATGCAGCGAGATTTTTATGCAAAAAGACTTGCCCTTGCAGGAGAAGGCAATCGACCTTCTGCTTTCTGTACGAATGAGGTGAAAAAACTGATTGGGCAGCACACAGGCGATGTGGGAGAAGATTTTCTGGATGTGCTGTCGTCCCATGGTATCCGCGTGCCGGAGAGTCGAATGGCCGTTTCTGAGGATGAAGCCGTGGCTGTTGCTGAAGCCATGGGGTATCCCGTGGTGCTGAAGGTCGTGAGCCCCGATGCCCTGCATAAATCCGATGTGGGAGGGGTGAAGGTCGGGCTACGGGATGGTGCTGCCGTTGCGAGGGCCCATGGAGAAATCCGGGATGCACTTAAAAAGCATCTGCCTCTTGCCCGTTTTGAAGGGGTTCGTGTGGTCGCCATGGCTCAGGAAGGGCATGATATGTTTGTGGGTGCCAGTCAGGATCCTTCCTTTGGTCCGGTTGTTTTTTTTGGTTATGGCGGGGTATTTGTGGAAATTTTCAAGGATGTGGACAGCCTGATCTGTCCCACGACGCCGGAGAAGGTGGAGGACCGTCTTTTCGCCCTGAAATCCTATGCCCTGCTTGAGGGCGCAAGGGGGGGGATGAAAGTGGATACCCGGGCTTTCTGTCAGTTGGTTGCAAAGGTGTCCCTCCTTGTGGCTGCCCATGCTGAAGTTGTTGAGCTGGACCTGAACCCTGTGCGGATATTCAAAGACGGAAGCGTGATGACACTGGATGCCCGGGCTCGGGTTGTGCGTTAG
- a CDS encoding acyl-CoA thioesterase, translated as MKGVPVIRIRGYHADMYGHVNNARYLEFLEEGRWRLFEDYMDLKGWFERGLSFFVVNINISYKRSIEVNEVIEVRSGILKYGAKSAVLRQQIFLTDTDTLCAEADVTFVAVSRERGHKALPMEGEISERLRLLPVIHENR; from the coding sequence ATGAAAGGTGTTCCGGTTATCCGCATCCGTGGATACCACGCAGACATGTATGGACATGTCAATAATGCACGGTATCTTGAATTTCTTGAAGAAGGGCGATGGCGTCTGTTTGAAGATTATATGGATCTGAAAGGATGGTTTGAAAGAGGGCTGTCTTTTTTTGTGGTTAATATTAATATCAGCTACAAGCGCTCCATAGAAGTAAACGAAGTTATCGAAGTCCGCTCGGGTATTCTGAAATACGGAGCCAAATCCGCCGTGCTCCGCCAGCAAATTTTCCTTACAGACACGGATACACTCTGCGCGGAAGCGGATGTAACCTTTGTGGCCGTTTCCAGAGAACGGGGGCACAAAGCCCTTCCCATGGAAGGAGAAATCAGTGAACGCCTGCGGCTTCTCCCGGTCATCCATGAAAACCGATAA
- a CDS encoding ComEA family DNA-binding protein produces MNGLNMRVLLAMGACLFVVLMAGPALAQTTDRIDINTASVEELMGLKGIGKTYAERIVSHRENVGPFTAVDDLIQVKGIGAKTIEPIRDRIMVSPVRTP; encoded by the coding sequence ATGAATGGTTTGAACATGAGAGTGCTGTTGGCGATGGGAGCCTGTTTGTTTGTGGTCCTGATGGCGGGGCCTGCTTTGGCACAGACGACAGACCGGATCGACATTAACACGGCCAGCGTAGAAGAGCTGATGGGGCTTAAGGGCATAGGGAAAACCTATGCCGAACGTATTGTTTCCCACCGTGAGAATGTGGGGCCTTTCACCGCAGTGGATGATCTGATTCAGGTGAAGGGTATTGGGGCGAAAACCATTGAGCCGATACGGGATCGCATTATGGTGTCGCCCGTGAGGACTCCCTGA
- the trmB gene encoding tRNA (guanosine(46)-N7)-methyltransferase TrmB, with protein MGRKKSYRYKDVRNRERVLFPALCGVDPICLKPSWPVDLLKPEQGVVLELGCGKGEYTLALAERYPEKNFIGVDLKSDRLWVAATKAMEKGLENVWFVRARIDHLSAYFPKNFAEAIWIPFPDPAPGNHSGRKRLTSPRFLEIYRDFLKPCGIVRCKTDHEGLYSFTLDNLFSAGARLRRAVEDLHASDIDDPDIVGIESHFEKEFRKKGISVKFMEFYLE; from the coding sequence GTGGGAAGAAAAAAAAGTTATCGTTACAAAGATGTCCGTAACAGGGAAAGGGTATTGTTTCCGGCCCTTTGCGGTGTGGATCCCATATGTCTGAAACCGTCATGGCCTGTGGATCTGCTGAAGCCGGAGCAGGGTGTTGTGCTGGAGCTGGGATGCGGTAAAGGCGAGTATACTCTGGCTCTGGCTGAGCGTTATCCTGAAAAAAACTTTATCGGTGTTGATCTAAAATCGGACAGACTATGGGTGGCAGCCACAAAAGCCATGGAAAAAGGTCTGGAGAATGTATGGTTTGTCCGGGCGCGGATTGACCATCTGTCAGCCTATTTCCCGAAAAATTTTGCAGAAGCCATATGGATACCCTTTCCGGACCCTGCACCCGGTAATCATTCCGGTAGGAAACGTCTGACATCACCACGCTTTCTGGAAATTTACCGGGACTTTCTGAAACCATGTGGGATTGTCCGGTGCAAAACGGATCATGAGGGGCTTTATTCCTTTACCCTTGATAATCTTTTCAGTGCGGGGGCCCGTCTGCGCAGGGCAGTGGAAGATCTTCATGCATCGGATATTGATGATCCGGATATAGTTGGCATTGAAAGTCATTTTGAGAAAGAATTCCGTAAAAAAGGGATTTCCGTTAAATTTATGGAATTTTATCTGGAATAA
- the surE gene encoding 5'/3'-nucleotidase SurE, translating into MQTFLLTNDDGMDAPGLLALEKAVRPLGRLVILAPATPQSGISHRVSIWDTVEVREEKNNRFRVYGTPADCVRIGLNQIVPEADFVLSGINIGANLGYDIYLSGTVAAAREAAFQGKPAMAFSQYIAAGQKPDWDAACKILAVLLPEFMDIPFGPLDFFNINLPQAQAGSGKIPEWEPAFPETTPYDTCVLSDPGRYAYTADMHTRPRPAGSDVDICFSGKVSFSRLKP; encoded by the coding sequence ATGCAGACCTTTTTACTAACCAATGATGATGGCATGGATGCTCCGGGGCTTCTGGCACTGGAAAAAGCTGTCCGTCCCCTGGGCCGCCTTGTTATCCTTGCTCCAGCAACGCCCCAGTCCGGCATCAGCCACAGGGTTTCCATATGGGATACGGTGGAAGTAAGGGAAGAAAAAAATAATCGCTTCCGTGTATACGGAACTCCTGCGGATTGTGTCCGCATCGGCCTGAACCAGATTGTTCCTGAAGCAGACTTCGTGCTTTCCGGAATCAATATCGGTGCCAATCTGGGGTATGACATTTACCTGTCCGGAACCGTTGCAGCGGCAAGGGAGGCTGCCTTTCAGGGAAAACCGGCCATGGCCTTTTCCCAGTATATTGCCGCCGGTCAGAAGCCGGACTGGGACGCGGCCTGTAAAATTCTGGCTGTTCTGCTGCCGGAATTTATGGATATTCCCTTCGGACCTCTGGACTTTTTTAATATCAACCTGCCCCAGGCACAGGCAGGTTCGGGAAAAATTCCGGAATGGGAACCAGCCTTTCCGGAGACCACGCCCTATGATACCTGCGTCCTCAGCGATCCAGGTCGCTACGCCTATACAGCAGACATGCACACAAGACCACGCCCAGCAGGCTCCGATGTGGATATCTGCTTCAGCGGTAAAGTCTCCTTCAGCCGTCTGAAACCTTAA
- a CDS encoding aspartate carbamoyltransferase catalytic subunit, translated as MHFTQKDILDMASLSAEEITHILDTAQGMKEISLRPVKKVPTLRGKTLILFFHEASTRTKTSFDIAGKRLSADVIALAKSGSSMAKGESLLDTVKTLEAMHPDVVVMRHGTSGAAQYIAGHLKSPVINAGDGKHAHPTQALLDMMTIRERKGRLAGLKVAIIGDIAHSRVARSNMEGLIRMGAEVRVAGPPTMIPKGVEEVYGVKVFSAVEGALEGADVVMMLRIQKERMENILFASEREYARTFGLSTGRLALAHPDALVLHPGPMNRGVEITDEVADGHHSVILDQVENGVALRMALFYLLAGGMRHADED; from the coding sequence ATGCACTTTACTCAAAAAGATATTCTGGATATGGCCTCCCTTTCTGCGGAGGAAATTACCCATATTCTGGACACAGCGCAGGGCATGAAAGAAATTTCTCTGCGTCCGGTGAAGAAGGTTCCAACACTGAGGGGAAAAACCCTGATACTGTTTTTTCATGAAGCCAGCACTCGCACAAAAACATCCTTTGACATAGCGGGTAAGCGCTTAAGTGCAGATGTCATTGCTCTGGCAAAAAGCGGTTCGAGTATGGCCAAGGGAGAGAGTCTGCTGGATACGGTAAAAACCCTTGAAGCCATGCATCCCGATGTGGTGGTGATGCGACACGGAACCTCCGGAGCAGCTCAGTATATTGCGGGTCATTTGAAATCACCCGTAATTAATGCAGGTGACGGAAAGCATGCCCACCCTACCCAGGCTCTTTTGGATATGATGACCATCCGTGAAAGGAAGGGCCGTCTTGCCGGTCTGAAGGTTGCTATCATAGGTGATATTGCCCACAGCCGTGTGGCTCGTTCCAATATGGAAGGTCTGATCAGAATGGGCGCAGAAGTTCGTGTTGCCGGTCCGCCGACCATGATCCCCAAGGGTGTTGAGGAGGTGTATGGGGTAAAGGTTTTTTCGGCTGTGGAAGGGGCTTTGGAAGGTGCGGATGTGGTGATGATGCTGCGTATTCAGAAAGAGCGTATGGAAAATATTCTTTTTGCATCGGAAAGGGAGTACGCAAGAACTTTTGGCCTGAGTACAGGCCGCCTTGCCCTGGCCCATCCGGACGCACTGGTACTCCATCCTGGTCCCATGAACCGGGGTGTTGAAATTACAGACGAGGTGGCCGATGGTCATCATTCTGTGATTTTGGATCAGGTTGAGAATGGTGTAGCCCTGCGTATGGCTTTATTTTATCTTTTGGCTGGAGGGATGCGGCATGCAGATGAAGATTGA
- a CDS encoding sigma-54-dependent transcriptional regulator: MGVGNAGGKHILVVDDEFSMREFLEVMLSREGYEVTTAENGAAALKYLDKTDYDLLLCDIRLGDMTGLDVLRAAKEKKSEAPVILISAYATTETAVQAMNAGAYDYLPKPFANKELLLTIGNAMTMRTLEEERRAMADTMKKTLRFGRIIGDSPEMQRIFERITQVAATRTSVLISGESGTGKELIARAIHDSSPRAAKAFVVVNCGSIPENLMESAFFGHKRGAFTGASADQKGFFEAADGGTVFLDEISELPLSLQVKLLRALQERKILPVGGTQEIPVDFRIISATNRSLEEAVIMGKFREDLFYRLNVVEIRLPPLRERKEDLRMLAQHFLDKYAKEMGKSVTKLSSYAIDLLQRYDFPGNVRELENLIERSVALSSTNIILPESLSLSFHKRRNIQKEDSFLAEMDALDEVATGVQLDAILEKLEKRYLEKAMELSRGSKQKAADLLGITFRSVRYRLRKYNMD, encoded by the coding sequence ATGGGTGTTGGAAATGCCGGTGGCAAGCATATTCTTGTGGTTGACGATGAGTTCAGCATGCGGGAGTTTCTGGAAGTGATGCTGAGTCGCGAAGGGTATGAGGTAACAACCGCCGAGAATGGCGCAGCGGCACTGAAATACCTGGATAAAACGGACTATGATTTGCTCCTGTGTGACATCCGGCTTGGCGATATGACAGGTTTGGATGTGCTGCGGGCAGCCAAGGAGAAAAAATCGGAGGCTCCGGTCATCCTGATTTCCGCCTATGCAACAACGGAAACCGCTGTGCAGGCCATGAACGCCGGTGCCTATGATTACTTACCCAAACCCTTTGCCAATAAGGAACTTCTTCTGACCATCGGTAACGCCATGACCATGCGGACACTTGAAGAAGAGCGCAGGGCTATGGCGGATACGATGAAAAAAACACTGCGTTTCGGACGAATTATTGGAGATAGTCCGGAAATGCAACGAATTTTTGAACGTATAACCCAGGTTGCCGCAACCCGAACCAGTGTGTTGATTTCCGGTGAATCCGGTACGGGCAAGGAGCTGATAGCGAGGGCTATCCATGATTCATCTCCCAGGGCTGCCAAGGCTTTTGTGGTTGTGAACTGTGGAAGTATTCCTGAAAATTTGATGGAAAGTGCTTTTTTTGGTCATAAACGAGGCGCTTTTACCGGTGCCAGTGCAGATCAGAAAGGATTTTTTGAGGCGGCCGATGGCGGAACTGTTTTTTTGGATGAGATTTCAGAACTGCCCCTTTCCCTTCAGGTAAAGCTTCTGCGGGCACTTCAGGAACGTAAAATTCTTCCTGTGGGTGGTACTCAGGAGATCCCCGTGGATTTTCGCATTATTTCAGCAACGAACCGCAGTCTTGAAGAAGCTGTGATCATGGGGAAATTCCGGGAAGACCTTTTTTATCGCCTTAATGTGGTGGAAATCCGCCTGCCTCCATTGAGGGAGCGTAAAGAAGATCTGAGAATGCTGGCTCAGCATTTTCTGGACAAATATGCCAAAGAGATGGGTAAAAGCGTTACAAAACTTTCTTCCTATGCCATTGATCTGTTGCAGCGCTATGATTTTCCCGGTAATGTCAGAGAGTTGGAAAATCTCATCGAACGATCTGTGGCCCTTTCCTCTACCAATATTATCCTTCCGGAAAGTCTTTCTCTTTCTTTTCATAAAAGGAGAAATATTCAGAAGGAAGATTCGTTTCTGGCGGAAATGGATGCTCTGGATGAGGTTGCCACGGGGGTTCAGCTGGATGCTATTTTAGAAAAACTTGAGAAACGTTATCTTGAAAAGGCCATGGAGCTGAGCCGGGGGAGCAAACAGAAAGCTGCGGATCTTTTGGGTATAACCTTTCGGTCTGTACGTTATAGACTCCGTAAATACAATATGGACTAG